A single region of the Verrucomicrobiia bacterium genome encodes:
- the trxB gene encoding thioredoxin-disulfide reductase produces the protein MEKVVIIGTGCAGLTAALYTARANLQPLVLTGLHPGGLLTTTSIVENFPGFPEGIDGYELMCRMQKQAERFGARIKFATVESVDFSGTPLVLTVDGERVEAETVIIASGAGHRHLGLDSEHLLEKKGVTYCATCDGALPIFRNQPLVVVGGGDSACEEATYLTRFASVVYLVHRRDTLRASQVMAERTLAHAKVKPIWDTEVTEILDVKQDKVTGVRLKNLKTEAESVLDCAGVFVAVGQMPNTHLFKGIIDMDANGYIVQKRGTATNIPGVFVAGDCADYVYRQAVTAAGEGCAAAIDTERYLAARNE, from the coding sequence ATGGAAAAAGTTGTGATTATTGGGACAGGTTGCGCGGGACTCACTGCCGCGCTCTACACCGCCCGCGCCAATCTGCAACCGCTCGTGCTGACCGGCTTGCATCCCGGCGGTTTGCTGACCACGACGAGCATCGTTGAAAATTTTCCCGGTTTTCCCGAAGGCATTGACGGTTATGAATTGATGTGCCGCATGCAGAAGCAGGCCGAACGCTTCGGCGCGCGCATCAAATTTGCGACGGTCGAATCGGTGGATTTTTCCGGCACGCCGCTGGTGCTCACCGTGGATGGCGAGCGGGTGGAAGCCGAGACGGTGATCATCGCGAGCGGTGCGGGGCATCGCCATCTGGGTTTGGACTCGGAACATTTGCTGGAGAAAAAGGGCGTGACGTATTGCGCGACCTGCGATGGGGCGTTGCCGATATTTCGCAATCAGCCGCTGGTGGTCGTTGGCGGCGGCGACTCGGCTTGCGAAGAGGCGACTTATCTCACGCGCTTCGCATCGGTGGTTTATCTGGTGCATCGGCGCGATACCTTGCGGGCATCGCAAGTAATGGCGGAACGCACTTTGGCGCATGCGAAGGTCAAACCGATTTGGGACACGGAAGTGACGGAGATTTTAGATGTCAAACAGGACAAGGTTACCGGCGTGCGCTTGAAGAATTTAAAGACCGAGGCCGAGAGCGTGCTCGATTGCGCCGGAGTTTTTGTGGCGGTCGGCCAGATGCCGAACACGCATTTGTTCAAAGGCATCATAGACATGGATGCGAACGGTTACATCGTGCAAAAACGAGGAACGGCGACGAATATTCCGGGCGTGTTTGTGGCGGGCGATTGCGCCGATTATGTTTATCGCCAGGCGGTGACGGCAGCGGGCGAGGGTTGCGCGGCGGCGATTGATACGGAGCGTTATCTCGCGGCGCGGAATGAATAA
- a CDS encoding DUF4340 domain-containing protein — MNRKQFGILLILLVILGGAGLLLRKNHERAANEGEQGTGQKLLGDNFPINDVTELDIKHGTNELVLFKKDDMWRVRERSDYPANFSQISDFLIKAADLKVIQNEEVGPSQLARLELEPGTGTNSGVIVDLKNKDGKSIKTLALGKKHINKSARPPSQFSMGGDNMSDGRYVFVGGNTHNALLIADPLNNLEAKPDVWVSKDFFKIERPKAIAVTFPAATNSWKIVRDTETGDWNFSDAKGDEKLDQARASGVSSPFSSPSFTDVLPANTQPQPAGLDKPTVVTVDTFDDLTYTVKVGSKTNDDYPITVTVAANFPKQRVPAKDEKPEDKAKADTAWAKRQSDLEARVKQTKEFENWIYLIPSWTVEPVLKDRKDLVAEKKEETKKEDSTDSQPVIEKHEEGLVPPEKPDAK, encoded by the coding sequence ATGAATCGTAAACAGTTCGGAATTCTGCTAATTCTTTTAGTCATCCTCGGAGGGGCTGGTCTGCTCCTGCGGAAAAATCATGAACGCGCCGCCAATGAAGGTGAGCAGGGCACGGGGCAAAAATTGCTCGGAGATAATTTTCCGATCAACGATGTCACGGAACTCGACATCAAGCATGGCACGAACGAATTGGTTTTGTTCAAAAAGGACGATATGTGGCGGGTGCGCGAGCGCTCGGATTATCCCGCGAATTTTTCCCAGATCAGTGATTTTCTCATCAAGGCCGCGGACCTGAAAGTCATTCAGAATGAAGAAGTCGGGCCGTCGCAGTTGGCGCGATTGGAACTGGAGCCCGGCACGGGCACGAATTCCGGCGTCATCGTTGATCTAAAAAACAAGGATGGAAAATCCATCAAGACACTGGCGCTCGGGAAAAAGCACATAAACAAATCGGCGCGGCCGCCGTCGCAGTTCTCGATGGGTGGCGATAATATGTCCGATGGCCGCTATGTGTTTGTGGGCGGCAACACGCATAATGCTTTGCTGATTGCCGATCCGCTCAACAATCTCGAAGCGAAGCCGGACGTGTGGGTGAGCAAGGATTTTTTCAAGATCGAGCGTCCGAAAGCCATCGCTGTGACTTTTCCGGCGGCGACGAATTCGTGGAAGATTGTTCGTGATACGGAAACGGGCGATTGGAATTTCTCTGATGCGAAGGGTGATGAGAAATTGGATCAGGCGCGGGCGTCGGGTGTGTCGAGTCCGTTTTCGTCACCGTCATTTACAGATGTTTTACCCGCCAATACGCAACCCCAACCCGCCGGTCTGGATAAGCCGACGGTTGTCACCGTGGACACATTTGACGATCTCACTTACACGGTAAAAGTCGGCAGCAAGACGAACGACGATTATCCAATCACGGTGACCGTGGCGGCGAATTTTCCGAAGCAGCGCGTACCTGCGAAGGATGAAAAGCCGGAGGATAAAGCCAAGGCCGACACCGCGTGGGCGAAGCGCCAGTCTGACCTTGAAGCCAGGGTAAAACAGACGAAAGAATTTGAGAATTGGATTTATTTGATTCCGTCGTGGACGGTGGAACCGGTCTTGAAAGACCGCAAAGATTTGGTGGCCGAGAAAAAGGAAGAGACGAAGAAAGAAGATTCGACGGATTCGCAACCGGTGATCGAGAAACACGAGGAGGGGCTGGTTCCTCCCGAGAAGCCTGACGCGAAATAA